From the Methanobrevibacter sp. genome, the window ACTCCATTTTTGTCATAACTCCTCCGGTAGCGGCACTGCTTACAAGCAAAGTTCTGGAAAAAAAATGTGTGTTATTTGAAAATGAGGGGATGGAAGCAATGTTTGAATTAAAAGTCGATAAAATTCCAGGAATTGTGGCCGTTAAAGATGGAAAAAGAATTTAAAAAATTATTCCAACTTCACATCCCGGATATATTTTGCAGGCACTCCCGCAACGATTGTGTTTTTGGCCACATCCTTTGTAACAACCGCACCTGCACCGATTATAGCCCCATCACCGATTGTGATTCCAGGAGTTACCGTAACATTGGATCCAATCCACACATCACTGCCTATTTTTATTGGAGAAGGAATAAGATTGCCTCTTTTTTTAGGGTTTTCATCATGATTTAAAGTAGCCAAAACAACATTATGACCAATCAGGACATTATCTCCTATATAGATTCCGCCCTGATCCTGAAATCTGCATCCTGAATTGATAAAAACGTTTTTGCCCAAATGA encodes:
- a CDS encoding sugar O-acetyltransferase codes for the protein MLELEELLKIFNDGTALEMDEDAALACNYYSQEAQKITCELNYKYHDFDEIRELFSRLIGKMVSDDFRVFPPFTTDFGKNIHLGKNVFINSGCRFQDQGGIYIGDNVLIGHNVVLATLNHDENPKKRGNLIPSPIKIGSDVWIGSNVTVTPGITIGDGAIIGAGAVVTKDVAKNTIVAGVPAKYIRDVKLE